A genomic stretch from Prionailurus bengalensis isolate Pbe53 chromosome E2, Fcat_Pben_1.1_paternal_pri, whole genome shotgun sequence includes:
- the ARHGAP33 gene encoding rho GTPase-activating protein 33 isoform X2 has protein sequence MVARSTDSLDGPGEGSVQPLPHTGGPSVKGKPGKRLSAPRGPFPRLADCAHFHYENVDFGHIQLLLSPEREGPSFSGENELVFGVQVTCQGRSWPVLRSYDDFRSLDAHLHRCIFDRRFSCLPELPPPPEGARAAQMLVPLLLQYLETLSGLVDSNLNCGPVLTWMELDNHGRRLLLSEEASLNIPAVAAAHVIKRYTAQAPDELSFEVGDIVSVIDMPPTEDRSWWRGKRGFQVGFFPSECVELFTERPGPGLKGDADGPPCGVPTPQGVSSLTSAVPRPRGKLAGLLRTFMRSRPSRQRLRQRGILRQRVFGCDLGEHLSNSGQDVPQVLRCCSEFIEAHGVVDGIYRLSGVSSNIQRLRHEFDSERIPELSGPAFLQDIHSVSSLCKLYFRELPNPLLTYQLYGKFSEAMSVPGEEERLVRVHDVIQQLPPPHYRTLEYLLRHLARMARHSANTSMHARNLAIVWAPNLLRSMELESVGLGGAAAFREVRVQSVVVEFLLTHVDVLFSDTFSSAGLDPAGRCLLPRPKSLAGSGPSTRLLTLEEAQARTQGRLGTPTEPITPKAPASPVERRKRERGEKQRKPGGSSWKTFFALGRGPSIPRKKPLPWLGGTRAPPQPSGGRPDTVTLRSAKSEESLSSQASGAGLQRLHRLRRPHSSSDAFPVGPAPAGSCESLSSSSSSSESSSSSESSSSGSSAAGLGALSGSPSHRTSAWLDDGDELDFSPPRCLEGLRGLDFDPLTFRCSSPTPGDPAPPASPAPPAPASAFPPRVTPQALSPRGTTNPASPTALDISEPLAVSVPPAVLELLGAGGTPASVTPTPALSPNPGLRPHLIPLLLRGAEAQLSDTCQQEICSKLSLPGPRGPQGQHGPGTDSPLLPPPLSLLRPGGAPPPPPKNPARLMALALAERAQQVAQRQSQQEHGSTPSAPHSPFHRSLSLEVGGEPPGTSGVGPAPNSLAHPGAWVPGPPPSLPRQQSDGSLVRSQRPPGTSRRGLRGPSQVPTPGFFSSAPRECLPPFLGVPKPGLYSLGSPSYQPSSPAPVWRSPLGPPAPLDRGENLYYEIETGEGSPYSGPSRSWSPFRSMPPDRLNASYGLLGQSPPLHRSPDFLLSYPPPPSCFPHDHLGYSASQHPARRPTRPEPLYVNLALGPRGPSPASSSSSSPPAHPRSRSDPGPPAPRLPQKQRAPWGPHTPHRVPGPWGPPEPLLLYRAAPPAYGRGGEHHRGSLYRNGGQGREGAGPPPPYPTPSWSLHSEGQTRSYC, from the exons ATGGTG GCTCGCAGCACTGACAGCCTGGATGGCCCAGGGGAAGGCTCAGTGCAGCCTCTGCCCCACACTGGGGGGCCTAGTGTGAAGGGGAAGCCTGGGAAAAG GCTCTCGGCTCCTCGAGGTCCCTTCCCTCGGCTGGCTGACTGTGCCCATTTCCACTATGAGAATGTTGACTTTGGCCATATTCAG CTCCTGCTGTCTCCAGAGCGTGAAGGCCCCAGCTTCTCTGGAGAGAATGAGCTGGTGTTTGGGGTACAGGTGACCTGCCAG GGCCGTTCGTGGCCAGTTCTGCGCAGCTACGATGACTTCCGTTCCCTGGATGCCCACCTACACCGGTGCATATTTGACAGGAGGTTCTCCTGCCTCCCagagcttcccccacccccagagggtGCCAGGGCTGCCCAG ATGCTGGTACCACTGCTGCTACAATACCTGGAGACCCTGTCAGGACTGGTGGACAGTAACCTCAACTGTGGGCCTGTGCTCACCTGGATGGAG CTGGACAACCATGGCCGGCGACTGCTCCTCAGTGAGGAAGCCTCCCTTAACATCCCTGCGGTGGCCGCTGCCCATGTAATAAAACGGTACACAGCCCAGGCACCAGACGAGCTGTCGTTCGAG GTGGGAGACATTGTCTCAGTGATCGACATGCCACCCACTGAGGATCGGAGCTGGTGGAGGGGCAAGCGAGGCTTCCAG GTCGGTTTCTTCCCCAGTGAGTGTGTGGAGTTGTTCACAGAGCGGCCTGGCCCAGGACTAAAGGGGG ATGCCGATGGTCCCCCGTGTGGTGTCCCAACTCCCCAGGGtgtctcctctctgacctcag CTGTGCCCCGGCCACGTGGGAAGCTGGCTGGCCTCCTCCGAACATTCATGCGCTCCCGCCCTTCTCGGCAGCGGCTACGGCAGCGGGGCATCCTGAGGCAGAGGGTGTTTGGCTGTGACCTTGGAGAGCATCTCAGCAATTCAGGCCAGGATG TGCCCCAGGTGCTTCGCTGCTGCTCTGAGTTTATTGAGGCCCATGGGGTGGTGGATGGAATCTACCGGCTCTCAGGAGTGTCATCCAACATCCAGAGGCTACG GCATGAGTTTGACAGTGAGAGGATCCCTGAACTGTCTGGCCCCGCCTTTCTGCAGGACATCCACAGTGTGTCCTCCCTTTGCAAGCTGTACTTCCGGGAGCTGCCGAACCCCTTGCTCACATACCAGCTCTATGGGAAGTTCAGT GAAGCCATGTCAGTGCCTGGGGAGGAGGAACGCCTGGTGCGTGTCCACGACGTCATCCAACAGCTGCCCCCACCACACTACAG GACCCTGGAGTACCTGCTGAGGCACTTGGCCCGCATGGCAAGACACAGCGCCAACACCAGCATGCATGCCCGCAACCTGGCCATTGTCTGGGCACCCAATCTGCTACG gTCCATGGAACTGGAGTcagtggggctgggtggggccgCAGCCTTCAGGGAGGTTCGGGTGCAGTCTGTGGTGGTGGAATTCCTGCTCACCCACGTGGATGTCCTGTTTAGCGACACCTTCTCCTCTGCTGGCCTCGACCCTGCAG GCCgctgcctcctccccaggcccaAGTCACTTGCAGGCAGCGGCCCCTCCACTCGCCTGCTGACGCTGGAGGAAGCCCAGGCTCGCACCCAGGGCCGTCTGGGGACACCCACGGAGCCCATAACTCCCAAGGCCCCAGCTTCACCTGTGGAGAG gaggaaaagggagagaggcgAGAAACAGCGAAAGCCAGGGGGGAGCAGCTGGAAGACCTTCTTTGCCCTGGGCCGGGGCCCCAGCATCCCCCGAAAGAAACCTCTACCCTGGCTGGGGGGCACCCGTGCCCCACCGCAGCCTTCAG GTGGCCGACCTGACACCGTCACGCTGAGATCTGCCAAAAGCGAGGAGTCTCTGTCATCACAGGCCAGCGGAGCTG GCCTCCAGAGGCTGCACAGGCTACGGCGACCCCACTCCAGCAGCGATGCTTTCCCTGTGGGCCCAGCACCTGCTGGCTCCTGCGAGagcctgtcctcctcctcctcctcctctgaatcctcctcctcttctgagtCCTCGTCATCTGGATCCTCAGCAGCTGGGCTGGGGGCACTCTCTGGCTCCCCTTCACACCGAACCTCAGCCTGGCTAGATGATGGTGACGAGCTGGACTTCAGCCCACCCCGCTGCCTGGAGGGGCTCCGGGGGCTCGACTTTGATCCCCTGACCTTTCGCTGCAGCAGCCCCACACCAGGGGACCCTGCACCTCCTGCCAgcccagcacccccagcccctgcctctgccttcccaCCGAGGGTGACCCCCCAGGCCCTCTCACCCCGTGGGACCACCAACCCTGCCTCGCCCACCGCCCTGGACATCTCAGAGCCCCTAGCTGTGTCAGTGCCACCTGCTGTCCTGgagctgctgggggctgggggaacaCCTGCCTCAGTCACCCCAACGCCAGCCCTCAGCCCCAACCCAGGCCTGCGGCCCCATCTCATCCCCTTGCTGCTGCGTGGAGCCGAGGCCCAGCTGAGTGACACCTGCCAACAGGAGATCTGCAGCAAGCTGTCACTGCCTGGTCCCCGGGGGCCCCAAGGCCAGCACG GTCCTGGTACGGATTCTCcgctgctgcccccacccctgtccctccTGCGCCCTGGgggagccccgcccccaccccccaagaacCCAGCACGCCTCatggccctggccctggctgaGCGGGCTCAGCAGGTGGCCCAGAGACAGAGCCAACAGGAGCATGGGAGCACCCCTtctgctccccactccccttTCCACCGCTCACTGTCACTGGAGGTGGGCGGTGAGCCCCCAGGGACCTCAGGGGTTGGGCCAGCCCCCAACTCCCTAGCCCACCCGGGTGCCTGGGTTCCTGGACCCCCACCTTCCCTACCGAGGCAACAAAGTGACGGGAGCCTGGTGAGGAGCCAGCGTCCCCCAGGGACCTCAAGGAGGGGACTCCGAGGCCCTTCCCAG GTTCCTACTCCTGGCTTCTTCTCTTCGGCCCCCCGGGAGTGCCTGCCACCCTTCCTTGGGGTCCCTAAACCAGGCTTGTACTCCCTGGGTTCCCCATCCTACCAGCCCAGCTCCCCAGCCCCGGTCTGGAGGAGCCCCCTAGGTCCCCCTGCACCACTTGATAGGGGAGAGAACCTGTACTATGAAATCGAGACAGGTGAGGGATCCCCCTACTCTGGCCCCAGTCGGTCCTGGAGTCCCTTTCGTTCTATGCCCCCAGATAGGCTCAATGCCTCATACGGCCTGCTTGGCCAGTCACCACCACTCCACAGGTCCCCCGACTTCCTGCTCAGctacccaccacccccctcctgcTTTCCCCATGACCACCTTGGCTACTCAGCCTCCCAGCATCCTGCCCGGCGCCCTACCCGGCCTGAGCCCCTCTATGTCAACCTAGCTCTGGGGCCCAGGGGTCCCTCACCCgcctcttccagctcctcctcccctcctgcccacccccgtAGCCGTTCAGATcctggccccccagccccccgcctcccccagaaACAGCGGGCTCCCTGGGGCCCCCACACCCCTCACAGGGTGCCTGGGCCCTGGGGCCCTCCAGAGCCTCTTCTGCTGTATAGGGCAGCCCCACCAGCCTACGGGAGGGGGGGTGAACACCACCGAGGATCCTTGTACAGGAATGGGgggcaaggaagggagggggctggtcccccacccccctaccccactCCCAGCTGGTCCCTCCATTCTGAGGGTCAGACCCGAAGCTACTGCTGA
- the ARHGAP33 gene encoding rho GTPase-activating protein 33 isoform X1, which produces MVARSTDSLDGPGEGSVQPLPHTGGPSVKGKPGKRLSAPRGPFPRLADCAHFHYENVDFGHIQLLLSPEREGPSFSGENELVFGVQVTCQGRSWPVLRSYDDFRSLDAHLHRCIFDRRFSCLPELPPPPEGARAAQMLVPLLLQYLETLSGLVDSNLNCGPVLTWMELDNHGRRLLLSEEASLNIPAVAAAHVIKRYTAQAPDELSFEVGDIVSVIDMPPTEDRSWWRGKRGFQVGFFPSECVELFTERPGPGLKGDADGPPCGVPTPQGVSSLTSAVPRPRGKLAGLLRTFMRSRPSRQRLRQRGILRQRVFGCDLGEHLSNSGQDVPQVLRCCSEFIEAHGVVDGIYRLSGVSSNIQRLRHEFDSERIPELSGPAFLQDIHSVSSLCKLYFRELPNPLLTYQLYGKFSEAMSVPGEEERLVRVHDVIQQLPPPHYRTLEYLLRHLARMARHSANTSMHARNLAIVWAPNLLRSMELESVGLGGAAAFREVRVQSVVVEFLLTHVDVLFSDTFSSAGLDPAGRCLLPRPKSLAGSGPSTRLLTLEEAQARTQGRLGTPTEPITPKAPASPVERRKRERGEKQRKPGGSSWKTFFALGRGPSIPRKKPLPWLGGTRAPPQPSGGRPDTVTLRSAKSEESLSSQASGAGLQRLHRLRRPHSSSDAFPVGPAPAGSCESLSSSSSSSESSSSSESSSSGSSAAGLGALSGSPSHRTSAWLDDGDELDFSPPRCLEGLRGLDFDPLTFRCSSPTPGDPAPPASPAPPAPASAFPPRVTPQALSPRGTTNPASPTALDISEPLAVSVPPAVLELLGAGGTPASVTPTPALSPNPGLRPHLIPLLLRGAEAQLSDTCQQEICSKLSLPGPRGPQGQHGPGTDSPLLPPPLSLLRPGGAPPPPPKNPARLMALALAERAQQVAQRQSQQEHGSTPSAPHSPFHRSLSLEVGGEPPGTSGVGPAPNSLAHPGAWVPGPPPSLPRQQSDGSLVRSQRPPGTSRRGLRGPSQVSAQLRTSGGCRGRGDEPETAAQFLYSVPTQVPTPGFFSSAPRECLPPFLGVPKPGLYSLGSPSYQPSSPAPVWRSPLGPPAPLDRGENLYYEIETGEGSPYSGPSRSWSPFRSMPPDRLNASYGLLGQSPPLHRSPDFLLSYPPPPSCFPHDHLGYSASQHPARRPTRPEPLYVNLALGPRGPSPASSSSSSPPAHPRSRSDPGPPAPRLPQKQRAPWGPHTPHRVPGPWGPPEPLLLYRAAPPAYGRGGEHHRGSLYRNGGQGREGAGPPPPYPTPSWSLHSEGQTRSYC; this is translated from the exons ATGGTG GCTCGCAGCACTGACAGCCTGGATGGCCCAGGGGAAGGCTCAGTGCAGCCTCTGCCCCACACTGGGGGGCCTAGTGTGAAGGGGAAGCCTGGGAAAAG GCTCTCGGCTCCTCGAGGTCCCTTCCCTCGGCTGGCTGACTGTGCCCATTTCCACTATGAGAATGTTGACTTTGGCCATATTCAG CTCCTGCTGTCTCCAGAGCGTGAAGGCCCCAGCTTCTCTGGAGAGAATGAGCTGGTGTTTGGGGTACAGGTGACCTGCCAG GGCCGTTCGTGGCCAGTTCTGCGCAGCTACGATGACTTCCGTTCCCTGGATGCCCACCTACACCGGTGCATATTTGACAGGAGGTTCTCCTGCCTCCCagagcttcccccacccccagagggtGCCAGGGCTGCCCAG ATGCTGGTACCACTGCTGCTACAATACCTGGAGACCCTGTCAGGACTGGTGGACAGTAACCTCAACTGTGGGCCTGTGCTCACCTGGATGGAG CTGGACAACCATGGCCGGCGACTGCTCCTCAGTGAGGAAGCCTCCCTTAACATCCCTGCGGTGGCCGCTGCCCATGTAATAAAACGGTACACAGCCCAGGCACCAGACGAGCTGTCGTTCGAG GTGGGAGACATTGTCTCAGTGATCGACATGCCACCCACTGAGGATCGGAGCTGGTGGAGGGGCAAGCGAGGCTTCCAG GTCGGTTTCTTCCCCAGTGAGTGTGTGGAGTTGTTCACAGAGCGGCCTGGCCCAGGACTAAAGGGGG ATGCCGATGGTCCCCCGTGTGGTGTCCCAACTCCCCAGGGtgtctcctctctgacctcag CTGTGCCCCGGCCACGTGGGAAGCTGGCTGGCCTCCTCCGAACATTCATGCGCTCCCGCCCTTCTCGGCAGCGGCTACGGCAGCGGGGCATCCTGAGGCAGAGGGTGTTTGGCTGTGACCTTGGAGAGCATCTCAGCAATTCAGGCCAGGATG TGCCCCAGGTGCTTCGCTGCTGCTCTGAGTTTATTGAGGCCCATGGGGTGGTGGATGGAATCTACCGGCTCTCAGGAGTGTCATCCAACATCCAGAGGCTACG GCATGAGTTTGACAGTGAGAGGATCCCTGAACTGTCTGGCCCCGCCTTTCTGCAGGACATCCACAGTGTGTCCTCCCTTTGCAAGCTGTACTTCCGGGAGCTGCCGAACCCCTTGCTCACATACCAGCTCTATGGGAAGTTCAGT GAAGCCATGTCAGTGCCTGGGGAGGAGGAACGCCTGGTGCGTGTCCACGACGTCATCCAACAGCTGCCCCCACCACACTACAG GACCCTGGAGTACCTGCTGAGGCACTTGGCCCGCATGGCAAGACACAGCGCCAACACCAGCATGCATGCCCGCAACCTGGCCATTGTCTGGGCACCCAATCTGCTACG gTCCATGGAACTGGAGTcagtggggctgggtggggccgCAGCCTTCAGGGAGGTTCGGGTGCAGTCTGTGGTGGTGGAATTCCTGCTCACCCACGTGGATGTCCTGTTTAGCGACACCTTCTCCTCTGCTGGCCTCGACCCTGCAG GCCgctgcctcctccccaggcccaAGTCACTTGCAGGCAGCGGCCCCTCCACTCGCCTGCTGACGCTGGAGGAAGCCCAGGCTCGCACCCAGGGCCGTCTGGGGACACCCACGGAGCCCATAACTCCCAAGGCCCCAGCTTCACCTGTGGAGAG gaggaaaagggagagaggcgAGAAACAGCGAAAGCCAGGGGGGAGCAGCTGGAAGACCTTCTTTGCCCTGGGCCGGGGCCCCAGCATCCCCCGAAAGAAACCTCTACCCTGGCTGGGGGGCACCCGTGCCCCACCGCAGCCTTCAG GTGGCCGACCTGACACCGTCACGCTGAGATCTGCCAAAAGCGAGGAGTCTCTGTCATCACAGGCCAGCGGAGCTG GCCTCCAGAGGCTGCACAGGCTACGGCGACCCCACTCCAGCAGCGATGCTTTCCCTGTGGGCCCAGCACCTGCTGGCTCCTGCGAGagcctgtcctcctcctcctcctcctctgaatcctcctcctcttctgagtCCTCGTCATCTGGATCCTCAGCAGCTGGGCTGGGGGCACTCTCTGGCTCCCCTTCACACCGAACCTCAGCCTGGCTAGATGATGGTGACGAGCTGGACTTCAGCCCACCCCGCTGCCTGGAGGGGCTCCGGGGGCTCGACTTTGATCCCCTGACCTTTCGCTGCAGCAGCCCCACACCAGGGGACCCTGCACCTCCTGCCAgcccagcacccccagcccctgcctctgccttcccaCCGAGGGTGACCCCCCAGGCCCTCTCACCCCGTGGGACCACCAACCCTGCCTCGCCCACCGCCCTGGACATCTCAGAGCCCCTAGCTGTGTCAGTGCCACCTGCTGTCCTGgagctgctgggggctgggggaacaCCTGCCTCAGTCACCCCAACGCCAGCCCTCAGCCCCAACCCAGGCCTGCGGCCCCATCTCATCCCCTTGCTGCTGCGTGGAGCCGAGGCCCAGCTGAGTGACACCTGCCAACAGGAGATCTGCAGCAAGCTGTCACTGCCTGGTCCCCGGGGGCCCCAAGGCCAGCACG GTCCTGGTACGGATTCTCcgctgctgcccccacccctgtccctccTGCGCCCTGGgggagccccgcccccaccccccaagaacCCAGCACGCCTCatggccctggccctggctgaGCGGGCTCAGCAGGTGGCCCAGAGACAGAGCCAACAGGAGCATGGGAGCACCCCTtctgctccccactccccttTCCACCGCTCACTGTCACTGGAGGTGGGCGGTGAGCCCCCAGGGACCTCAGGGGTTGGGCCAGCCCCCAACTCCCTAGCCCACCCGGGTGCCTGGGTTCCTGGACCCCCACCTTCCCTACCGAGGCAACAAAGTGACGGGAGCCTGGTGAGGAGCCAGCGTCCCCCAGGGACCTCAAGGAGGGGACTCCGAGGCCCTTCCCAGGTCAGTGCCCAGCTCAGGACAAGTGGGGGATGCAGGGGGCGTGGAGATGAGCCAGAGACAGCAGCTCAGTTCCTGTATTCTGTCCCCACACAGGTTCCTACTCCTGGCTTCTTCTCTTCGGCCCCCCGGGAGTGCCTGCCACCCTTCCTTGGGGTCCCTAAACCAGGCTTGTACTCCCTGGGTTCCCCATCCTACCAGCCCAGCTCCCCAGCCCCGGTCTGGAGGAGCCCCCTAGGTCCCCCTGCACCACTTGATAGGGGAGAGAACCTGTACTATGAAATCGAGACAGGTGAGGGATCCCCCTACTCTGGCCCCAGTCGGTCCTGGAGTCCCTTTCGTTCTATGCCCCCAGATAGGCTCAATGCCTCATACGGCCTGCTTGGCCAGTCACCACCACTCCACAGGTCCCCCGACTTCCTGCTCAGctacccaccacccccctcctgcTTTCCCCATGACCACCTTGGCTACTCAGCCTCCCAGCATCCTGCCCGGCGCCCTACCCGGCCTGAGCCCCTCTATGTCAACCTAGCTCTGGGGCCCAGGGGTCCCTCACCCgcctcttccagctcctcctcccctcctgcccacccccgtAGCCGTTCAGATcctggccccccagccccccgcctcccccagaaACAGCGGGCTCCCTGGGGCCCCCACACCCCTCACAGGGTGCCTGGGCCCTGGGGCCCTCCAGAGCCTCTTCTGCTGTATAGGGCAGCCCCACCAGCCTACGGGAGGGGGGGTGAACACCACCGAGGATCCTTGTACAGGAATGGGgggcaaggaagggagggggctggtcccccacccccctaccccactCCCAGCTGGTCCCTCCATTCTGAGGGTCAGACCCGAAGCTACTGCTGA